The Spirochaetaceae bacterium genome includes a region encoding these proteins:
- a CDS encoding AAA family ATPase: protein MSQVSPGRSHQLSDLLEKNLLAGAIRLHRSGGPYPSFTYRPDKWSTDLPLLQASSMVSELASVVLYLRYLVEPGDLLIIEEPESHLHPALQTAFARELARLVHFGVRVMLTTHSEWILEAPANLVRLSELSDDRREGIPGAEVALAPDQVGAWLFKPGSDDGGSEVVEIPLDTDAGSFPAGFGEITEALYNEWARISNRIEAAKANRND from the coding sequence ATGAGCCAGGTAAGTCCTGGCCGGTCACATCAACTGTCCGACTTGTTGGAGAAGAATCTGCTCGCCGGCGCCATTCGTCTGCACCGATCCGGCGGCCCATATCCGTCTTTTACGTATCGTCCGGATAAGTGGAGTACGGACTTGCCACTCCTGCAAGCGTCATCAATGGTTTCGGAACTGGCTTCCGTGGTGCTGTATCTGCGCTACTTGGTGGAACCGGGCGACCTGCTGATCATCGAAGAGCCGGAGTCGCACCTGCACCCTGCCTTGCAGACCGCGTTCGCTCGGGAACTGGCGCGGCTTGTCCACTTCGGTGTGCGCGTCATGCTGACCACGCACAGCGAGTGGATCCTGGAAGCACCTGCGAACCTGGTGCGGTTGTCGGAACTTTCGGACGATCGGCGTGAAGGAATTCCGGGAGCGGAGGTAGCGCTCGCTCCGGACCAGGTAGGAGCGTGGCTGTTCAAGCCCGGCTCCGATGACGGCGGCTCCGAGGTGGTGGAGATTCCGCTCGATACCGACGCGGGCAGCTTCCCCGCCGGGTTCGGCGAGATCACCGAGGCGCTGTACAACGAGTGGGCCAGGATCTCGAACCGGATTGAAGCGGCCAAGGCCAACCGGAACGACTGA